The Melospiza georgiana isolate bMelGeo1 chromosome 19, bMelGeo1.pri, whole genome shotgun sequence genome segment tcatctttcCTCCCCACAACAGGGGACCCTGAAAATACCCCACCCCATGGTCACTCCCTGTCTCCCACAATCTGTTCCAGAGGAAATGAGGACACTCAGTACACTGGGGAAGTGGAGCTGCCCTATGGGAAGACAAAAGCCATGGCAGAAAAAATTGTGCTTGAAGCCAATGGAGCAAAGGTACAAAATCCAGTGTTAGCACCCCTGGAAttacagcacagggcagggggaagagggagatggaaaaaccccacagctcctggctaAGCGTGTATCCAACCTCTGCCTGGATTTGATGCATAAACCACATTGTCCTAAGCCTCCCAAAGCCTGATATTCCCACATCAGCAGCAAGCTGCCAGACTCTCCCAGGATCACAGGGTGCTTCCCTTTGAGCCTCTgcttcagctccagcaggagtGTGACTTTGGAAAGGGCTGTGCTAAATTAGGGCTGAAGGAACCAGGTTCACCTAGTTCATACTgaaaaaatgtgtaattttCAGTCTTTCCAGAGTGACTTAAGAACTAAAAATACTGGTATACCTAGGGCTAGCCCCCTGTTCAGTGTTTTAGGCTGGCAGCACAGTCAGCAGACATATGAGTTCTTCTAGACAATTGAGAATATAAAACTGAGACTTGTGCTCTAAACCACtgcctggagcatctctcccCCAGTCCCACTTTAAGGCCAGCCAGTTGGGCTTGCTGGCTTGCTGTGGTACCTGGTTTTGGTTGTTGCAAATCCTCTTTTATGCCCCAAACTGCAGAAGAATTAATGCCACCAGCATACTCAAGGAGTACCATGTGGGTTCAGGTgtcctgtaaaaaaaaaaaaaaaatcaaactgggCACCTCCTTGTGTTTTCAGGGACCCAAAACAGGTACTAAgcatgcagagcagctctgcaaataTTCACTCCTCTAGGCCAGAACTCCCAGGGTTTGGGTTTATTTGTGGGAGATTTTTCTCACTGTGGGAGATCCCATCTCTGGATCCATCCAAACTGGATCCATTCCCTGACCCCCCTCCCTGATTTTGCAGCTGAGCAATGGTGGCACACTCAGGACCTGCGTCCTCCGTGCCAACACCGTGTATGGGGAGAAGGCAggcttcctgcaggagctgtacCTGCTGGCCAGAGCCAGGAGGGGTGTTCTGAACTACCTGGAGCCCGAGGACACCGAGAGGAATCACACCTACGTGGGTGAGTGAAGGGCTGAGCTCCTTGCATGGGTGCTACCAGCTTTAGTCACAGGGGATTGTGCACGTCAGCTTAGCCATAATCTCCCCAGACTGAGAGATCAGCATGGTGAATGAGCACAAATGGGTTTGGAACCACAAAACTTACACTGGCTAAAGGATTTTAAAAGCAGCTTCTTATTACTATTTTCCTGGCAAGAGTTTTCTTTATGCCCTTTGAGAAGTGTTTCAGGGATATATGGGCAGCAGAGAgaaattctgtgtttttaaaatgtttttgctaggaaaagacatttcttcattagaaaaaaaattaaactaccACTACTTACCAAGTTCTTTACAGAAAAGGCTGCACTACATGACCAGTTTTAGCAAGCACAAGAAATTACTCACAAAACCTATAGGAAGAATTTGTTTTGGTGCCTTTCAGGGGGATGTAATTCACCATTAGATCATGCAGGCATTCAGTGATTTCTGTGCAGCACACTTCTATGTCTTTTTCCAAAAGTGCAGATTTTGAAAATGCTGTTAGAGAAGGATCAGGCCCAGATAAATCAAGTGACTCCTTCAAAGGCTTACAGCAGAGGCAGGGATAAaaccctgcagcactgcctcctATTCATCCTGCTCTCACTACAAACCACTGTCCTTTTGCTTCACGCGAACCAGGATCACAAGGCACATTAATTGTCCAGCTCAAAGGGGACACCAAAGGTTTAAAGGCTCTTGGAGGCTTGGATTAACTACTCAGTCTCTGTGCAGCACAGTTGAGCACACACGAGTGCCTCCCTGCTTCCCAGCACTGAAGCTGGCACACCCAATGCACTCATTCTATGGTGAGCAGGGAAACTGAGCTCCCCTTGAATGGCTGTTTGTCTCCCTCTGTTATTTCTGCAGGGAATGTGGCTTGGATGCATGTCCTTGCAGCAAGGCACCTgcagctgaaggcagagctgctggcaggacaggTGTATTACTGCTATGATGACACCCCAAGCAGGAAGGGTTTCCTGGTCAGGCACCAGCTGCTGTCCAGTGCAGACCCCTCGGTGAGGCTGGGCTCTCACATCCCCTACTGGAAGATGTGGGTGATGATACAGCTGCACAGGATCATCAGGGCCATCCTGGCCCCTTTCTGGAGGCCACAGCCTTTCCTCAACGTGCCCCTGCTGAACACCATAGTCACCACCTTCTCCTTTGAGACAGACAAGGCCTCCAGGCATTTTGGGTACAAGCCCCTCTTCACGTGGCAGGAGAGCAGGCTCAGGACTGCACAGTGGCtgaaagcagctgcagggagcctgggacccccccagctgcaggaaaagaagaaCTGAACAGCAATTTTGGGGTAAGGAGGTTGCTTCTCACAGCAGCAGGTTTCAtctgaattcacagaatgaccaggttggaagagaccttcaagaccatggagtccaacccagccccaacacctcagctaaaccctggcacccagtgccacatccaggctttgttaaacacacccagggatggggactccaccacctccccgggcaggccattccagaactttatcactctttctgtaaaaaactttttcctgatatccaacctatatttcccttggtgcagagAAGGGAGCTTCACAACCTGCACAGACCTTTGCAAACACAGAAATCCTGGTACAGaaacagagagggagaaaaactCACAGGCTGCAAGCTGTGACACCCTTGCCATGCCAAAATCTCAGCTATTTTGTGTCCCATGGGCATTTGAAACCTTCCCTGCACGCACACAGGACTTGCTGGCCTCCCTCATTGccatggtgccaccatggtgaGGGACTTGTGGGGACAAGAGAGAACAAGCTCAGCTGGGAGATGGTGCCCAGAAAACTCCTTTGTGGTAAAATCAGTGAGCCAGTTCTGTTCCACAGCCTAGGAGCTCCACAGTTCTGTTCCACAGTCTGGTCTTGGACATTTGGTGGGGTGGCTGTACCTGGCTCAGACACTGAAGGGCTCTTCAGTGATAGTTTTTGGGAGGACAAGCAAAACCCAGCAGGTTTTTGCTCTGATTTAGGGtttaataaaaagtaaaaagagaaaattcccttttccaaaACTGCCTTTTGCAAGATGCTTCCTGTTATTCAATATTCCACATGTAAAGAATAtctatttcaaaatattatCCCTCTAAAAGAAAAGTCCCTGATCTTTTGTCCTAACAAGGCACAGgctgatttaattttaattgtatGGATGGAGAAGTGATGTCTACAAGCTTAAAGGTGGGATCCACGTATTTTGTAACTCCAAGTCTCTTACCACAGAGCTCTCCAATGGCAAAACAAAGCAGATTAAAGCCCATattcagctgctgtgctggcagaaagCAAGTGAAGTGAAGGCCTTAGGGGCTGCATTTATGCTAAATAACGTTTGAACTCGAGGAGGAAGAGGTCATTTCAACTCCTTGCAtggctctggagctgcacagTCCATCTGGGAGCAGCATTTCACAGATGATATTTTCCTCACACAGATGGGGCGGGCACTTCCAGGAGATTCACAGCAAAACTGTGGTTTCTATCAGTTTATCAGCTTCTCTATTTTTAAGACTTGCAGAGAGGCTGGTGAATCTACATTATGCACAACTGAGATGTCAGTTTTCACTTGAGCTTGGAGGAATGGGATATTTTTACAATACTGGCTCAAATTGAAAATAAACACTGTTAATGTCACACTTCTGTGTTCTGTGAATCTGTACCCGTCTCTTGAGTGTTCTTGGAGTAAAAGTGCGCATATGCACAAATAGAAGCTTATTTTAATTACAAGTGCCCTGATACTCCTGGAAACAGCAAGTTTCAGCATGGCATCCTTGATGGAAATGATGAAAATTTGCTTCCTGTTAGTCCTGGTAATTACCCAGGAAGGAAAGTGGAGCAATACAGTGAGAGCTGCCAAGTTAAATTCACACTCATGACAGAATTCTTTTTCAAAATGAGCTTACAGATGAGAAATCAGTTCTTTTGGTAGTTCATTACTAAGCTCATATAACAATAAGTTTGGCCCAAACTGTTGCAATCTGCTCACAGAGAATTTGAGAAGGTGAAGTGTGTAAATTACCAGTTCCCTTCTATTTTCCCCCTTCCACTTGTGCTGGGAGGGGTTAAGAAAAGGGATAATAAGATTTCTGATTTTTGTATATTCATTACAAGTCTCTTCGCAGTTTTTTTGCCATTATCCAAATGGTAACTGACAATTTTAACAATGTGACAAATACACCTTCAATTCCTCATGCACATCCCAGAGCATCTCCACAGCGCATCAGTGCTGGCCTCAACAAGTTTTGATGCCTCTGAAATTATGGATTTATCCTGCCAAAAAAGAGCCACTGGGTGGAGCTGCGAGGCTGGGAACAGGTCCCTCCTCGTGGAGCCTCACCAGGATTGAGCTGCGTTCTGCAAGGACTGAaatccctgcccaggcagcGAGGCTGAGGGCTCTGTCCTCACGCTGTGCCACTGGGAATTCTGGCCTTCCCTCCCCTGGCTGGAAGCAGTCACAATTTTATCTGCATGTAGCCCTGGAATCAAAGACACTGAGGAAATTGTTTTTTCCACTCAGAGCTCATtagaaaagaataaaagtttgctttttgtttttaaaaatagaatggATTTTGGCCCTCTGACCTCTGAGGAGCCTTGCACAAGCACAACAGGCTGATGCCTTCAGTCCCAGTCCCTCAGTAATTCCTTTGTGGGatttggagctgctgaggataTCAGATGGGAGAGTTGTCAAGCCCCAGCGCTATCCCAGAGATTAATGCCTTACAAGCTTGCCTGCTTTCATAAACCTTGCTGGGAACCTCATCATGCTTTTGTTCCTGTCCTGCTCATCATCACCTGTGAGTCTGATGCTTATCAGGGTGCAGATGACATGCAGGATAAGCAGAAGGGATTTTCAAAGGTGGTTAAGTGCTGGATTTTTCAGATGTATCTGAATTAGCTGGCTGCTCAGCTTTTTTAATACCTACTCACCTCCCAAGCTTTGACAAAAGCAACCAGAGGATTCCCTTTCCCTGGTCATGGTAGAAATAGGGGGAAAAGTTAGACAGCAAAGCCTCTGTGCTATTTTCCAAAAAGATGAGTAAGCTTCCTTTGGCTGCCCTGCCTTTTGGCTCCTCCAAGCTAATGCTGCTGCAGACTTCCTGTTAGATCCTTGATTTTATCAGATTATAACTTGTTTTCCCCTGGCAATGCTTTAATTCTTTCTACTGCATTGGGTTGTCATTGgcttttcttttcagggtcTCAGCCTTATTAtgtaacagcagcagcaaaaaaagagaaaagaaaaaatatttcagatctGTTTCTACTTCTGGAGAGGAGCCTTTGTGCACAATTACTCATCCAAGAGATTCAGCAGGTATAACTGCTTCCCCCAGGGGCTCCATTATATAATTGGATTTCAGCCATACAAATTAAATCCTATCTTACCCCTTAGTTAAGCCAGGCAGTAAGTATTTAATGCTAATATCCCTGACAACTATTGCAGGGAGAAGCAGAGCTGAAGCACAGAGGAGACAGATGCAGGCAatctctgctgcaggagcagggaggacgAGCAAGGACTGACACCTGCTTGTATTTTCAACATGGCTAAACTTCTCCAGGATGGGCCATggctcagctggagctgttgtgtgagctggggcagggctctCCCTTGGTTTTCCATGCTCAGGAGTGCTCACCCCCCAACACACACACTTCAAAGAGACACATGCCTAACCCTGTTTGAGTTTCTCTGGAAGCCTCTGTTCTTGTGCAACGTCTGAAGGAAGCAAATTTAGCAATATTAAAACTCAAGCCAAACGCAAAACCAGGCAAAGAATCcccaaattaaaaagaaaatctcgACTGAGTTACTCATTCATCTGCATTTTCTGCCACGTTCGGTCTTCTCCCGGCGTGTTCCTGTGAGACAAagccctctgggcagagccCATCTCTTTTGGTGTCTGGTACATCAGTCACAGAGTCAGGGCATGCTAATAAAGCAAAATAGATTCATGGTAGGAGTTAAACCAGTCAGTCTGGTCCTGTAATTGGAACATAATCTCATATTGACAGTGTTTAACTCAGGATGCACCGGGAGCAGATGGCACCAGGCCAGGCCCCATGCGAGGATTGGGAAGATATTTTCCAAGTCCAGCTTGTGATAGATGAGAAATGTGATGGTTGACTCTCACAATCAGAAGGCAAATATTATGTAtatatgttaagagaagttttttagatttatagttatgttGTACCCCCCTTGTGTTGTTATCAGGGGGTGGcctgggtttgggacatttgggagggtcACTCGTTACTATGGCAGCACCTGATCTCCAATCAAGATTTAAtgatctccaccactggacagtgaagaaggagaaggacagaactttgggaggggctaaagggttaaaaggcCCTTTGTGGAGAGCCCTTGAGGTTTCCACAATGGAAACCTCCATTGTGAGGAAGAGCACATGGTGGGAAAAACCCCGGCAccataatattttctcttttcaatcTTCTGTcgtatttttgataaggttttaataaacttttcacatttttgaaaGTATTGTTTCTCACAAGCTCCTGGACCTCATCTGAGATGTCAGAAGctttgcttcccagaagggCCTTGAGCCCCTCACTAATCCTGGTTTagagaattcacagaatgaccaggttggaagagaccttcaagatcatggagtccaacccagccccaacacctcaactaaaccctggcacccagtgccacatccaggctttgttacatacacccagggatggagactGCACCACCTTCCCTGGGCAGGCAATTCCAGCACTTTATCATTTTATCACCCTTCCTGTAAAagactttttcctaatatccaacctgtattttcTTTGACACAGCTTGAGACTGGTTAAAGCCCCACAcgctgctctgcacagcctggctggcagaACTGCCgtgggagcactgggacagaGTAGGAACAGCATCCAAAGGGCAAAAAGCTCCCAAATCTGCTGGGTCaaacagccccagagctccccatgCTCCTGGGGGCCAGCAGGGACACCCACCGGTGTCACCTTCCTGCTCCTTTTGTCACCTCCAAAGCTCCAGTGGCACAATTAACTCCACAGAACACGCTGGCTTACTAATTCCTTTCTCTGAGCCCAAAATGCTGAGCTAAAGCAGGTGAGAGGAGAGGAAGCACATTTATTCCAACTCATCCCATGGCAGAGTCCAAGTGCAGACACAGACTCAGCTTTGCAAGGGTGTGGGACAAGAATGCCAAGCTTCTTATAGCTGCTACGGGAAgtttaaattgatttttctccatttcagcaATTAATTCCCATTAATCAACTCACTGTAAAATGCTGCACAATAATTCACAAGTTTTATGTATTATATGAATAAAATTgcacatatatttttatgtgattttCATTTAATTGAATTCCATGGAGATTTATCTGCTGGGTTATTAATAAATCTTAATATGGCCTATAACACTCAATTGATATTTAATTAACCTGCAATAACTGCCttgtaaaatgtaaattaaatgctttattttttccaggCATATAATGTTAAATCAAATCCTTCATTCTACcagcaaagcaagaaaaaagtggggaaaaaacaacaTTTCAGGCAACCAAACCTTGCACCtgaaaatatttgatatttaaaGAGCTTCAAACTGGAAATTAGACCCATGCTTTGTAATCAGTTCTTCTCTTGAGGAGGTACTTTTCCACTCTTCCCACTTTTAAAGATCACAGAATTTGGGTGGATTTAGATGAAACAACAAAATCTCAGGAGACTTGAAGAGAAGCAAGACGCACCCATTACTAATAATAAGGTTGCAAATTCCCGTAGGTATTGTGGTATTTggcattttttctgaaaatcttgGCACCTAGAGTCACATTATTAAATGAGAATgtcaattttcatttaaaaattaaacaaaaaaaggaaaggaaaaggaagatacTAAAGCCCTTTGATAGGGGATGTTTGCAAACCTGAATGTCAAAGGCATGAGAACTGAGAgacaaaaatacataaattttgATCCTTATCTTTAAAAGTATCAGAACTTTTTGAGACTGAGATGTTTGAAAACTGGGAGGTGGCAACAAATGATCAAAACAGCCTTTACAAGAAAAGATGAGAACAATCCAAATTATATTTTAAGATCAAACTcttctcctccccctcccctaGCAATTTACATAGATCTACATTAAATACTGCAAACTGCAAAAACAACTGGTTCTGATTTCCAAaccaggagagctggctgcCTTTGCAAGGTGATTTGAAAACTTCTGGAGATTGACTGTCCAAAATTGATAAGTCTATAAAGTTTTACTGCCACAGCATCTAAATGTAGtatatctttcttttttaatgcatGGGGGGGCCAGTCTGTCTCTCAGTATTTTATTAAACAGAGTATTTCCACCAAAGGACAGTAACCCTCACTGTCTGTAATCTGTCTGCATTAGATCACTTTAAAAGGtattaaatggaaataaaaagttAAATGTACCACGGATTTTAAGGGTGTCACAGCATGGAAGAATGAAAATGAAGAGAATGGATTGTGACTTGCAGTGAATGAACAGAAATAaatccagagctgctggaaggggAAGCCTGTCCCCACTCAGTGTTCATCCTCTCCAGTcacccatcctcatcctcctcctcctcctcctcctgcatcccaccccaccccagcccagcccagcccagggcagggattccagccccttccagtgTTTTACTCCACTGGACAGACATGGCCATGGGAGGGGTTTTTCCCCCTAGAGTGGGTTTCCAACTGAGCTGAATCCAGCACTCATTAAGGCCTGATCATGACTGACAGTTCACATTATCCTGGGCAGCACTTTTGATCAGGCAGAgtcccctgggagctgcaccaggagcagccacaggagtCCCATCCACTCACAGGCTGCTCCTAACTATGCTGGGAATGAAATCACAGCGTGAGGAGCAAATGGAATTGCTCACAGCATGTTTAGGGCTCGAGACCTGAGAACCCCCTCACAGAGGTTTTACCACAGGGTGTTTATGATCCCAGTGCAGGCCTGCTGGGATCCCTGTGAACACTTTAATTTTTGGGAATGGAGGAGCAGACTCTCCATCACCTGAATTacttctctgctctgccctctaGACAGCAACCAACGTGCTGCCCCATGGTCACACCCATACCTAGTCCTGGTCCTAAACCCCTTTTTGACTACACTACCCTCATCCTAAATCCCAGCTCTTTCCCTTTGAGAAGCACAGCAGGATAAATATTCCTGACATTTCCACGATGCTCAATGTCACTTTTTGTACAGGACTCTCACAGCATCAGCCTCACTGGGAACAGAGGGATTGCCCCTGGTAGCAAACCTGTTCCACAGCTGGTGACCAAAAAGCAAAGCTTCcacagtcctgctgctgctgatcccaTTGGGAGCAATCCCAGTTACTTACGCAGAGATGGGGGCTGACAATTGGGGGATCCCTAACAGGAGACAGCACTTGTGAGTTCTGCCTCTCTCAAAATCCACATCTAGAAATGAGCAACTGAGCAAGAACCAACCCCACGAGCCACATCTAAACCAGCCCATctcagcactggggacatgCCCTTAACTCACACATTCAAATCATTTGTGGTTCCACACAAACCTCTCACactctggatggggctgctgcaTCCTGTCCCTAAATCcacaccctgccctgggacAAGAACAGGGCTCTGACACCAAAGAGAACGAGATGCCTGATTTGTGTTCCATTTCAAAGGGATTTAGAAGCTCTGTTCCCTCTCAGATACCTGCCCAGCCTCCCTCAGAGGCTGTGCACAGGCTTGACATGACACCAGATAATGTTTGTGGGCTCTGGCATAACTGGGGATTACTGCTCTGAAAAGGAGGACTTGCTGAAGTGGCTGTGGTTTAAGGAAGGATTTGAAAGGGGAGAGAAGTACAGAGGGAAACTGTTCTAGACACTAAGTCACATAAGAGAAGGCTTAAAAAGCAAGAGCAGGAGGAAATGAAGGGATCTGAAAAGGAAGGGATTTGGGATAAAtgagtggaggaggaggagaaatgtCAGCTAGCAGTGAGATTACATGGGGCAACATGTGAGCTCCTTCAGCTGTTCTTCTTGAGGAGACTAaagggatgggacaggggagATGCACCAGtgagctctgggctgcctgcaggagggaaatgggcAACCCCACACTCCTGGTGGGAATTGAGGGAATTTGGTGGAATGACAGCACAGCTTGCTCAGACCCCAGAGTCACTGATGGTGGGAACCTCTtacaggcagctccagctgaaaCAGGGACCAAAGTACAGCCAGTGGGTTCCAAGCACCACCTGAGAGAGGTCAGGAGAGGCGTGGGAGGAGCAGGAAGCTCAGAGATGCTGGTGGAGGGTAATGGTGTAATGTTCACTCACCAGGCTGAATGAAACAGGGCTGGCTCTGTTCACAGattttcctgcactagtttGCACTGGTTATCACAGATAAGCCCCATTAATGCAACTCTCTTATGATGTTGGGAAACCTCAATAATGGAAATTAACCGCTCTGCATGGACAGATGAATGGAAGTTACACAACCCCTGCCCTATTTCCAAGAAGCAAAGCAATGTTGAGTGGGTGCAGCCAAATTTAATAGCTGTTATCAAAACCAAGGAAAGGACTTCCATTCAGGAGGTAATCAGGAGAAAAGCAAGGACTTGGGAGCATTGCACAACCACAGCAGCGCTGGACTCACACCAACAGCAGCAACTCCAGTGCTGGAACAATGCACCAGCTTCAGTGCTTTGACAGGCAGCCAAGGGCCTtacaaaacacctcaaaaagTTAATGCAAATCCATATTAGCAGGCCTATTAATGGCCTGTCATTGCCTGTCTGCAGATCACTATTTGGTGCCAGAAAGCTCTAGATTTCCTTAATCAGTTATCCTTAGCCCTAGTGGGATTCCTAAAATCTGAAGGACCAACCTCTTCTCTCCCCATTCAATCACCATTCCCCCATTTCTGGCCTCAGTTTCCTCTTCCATTTAATGGGGACAACATCTTGTACCTTCACTGTAGCCATG includes the following:
- the HSD3B7 gene encoding 3 beta-hydroxysteroid dehydrogenase type 7, with the translated sequence MDGAWVYLVTGGCGFVGERIVELLSQQDYIKEVRVFDSVAREEVEKYSTAPTRVTVMRGDIRDPDALLAAMRGVHVVLHTAAVVDYRGTVPFWEMRAVNVGGTENVVRACCALSIPYLLYTSSIAAVGPNSSCEPLLRGNEDTQYTGEVELPYGKTKAMAEKIVLEANGAKLSNGGTLRTCVLRANTVYGEKAGFLQELYLLARARRGVLNYLEPEDTERNHTYVGNVAWMHVLAARHLQLKAELLAGQVYYCYDDTPSRKGFLVRHQLLSSADPSVRLGSHIPYWKMWVMIQLHRIIRAILAPFWRPQPFLNVPLLNTIVTTFSFETDKASRHFGYKPLFTWQESRLRTAQWLKAAAGSLGPPQLQEKKN